The Streptomyces sp. NBC_01255 genome window below encodes:
- a CDS encoding DEAD/DEAH box helicase, which yields MWTTGAAVFLPAALPREGRVAFWAPDGSALPDITVPGGGPEPAEAGPATPEGPERVELTVVRRHGSGARTRTVPAVTLPVAAALPHLVAARHHPAAHPATACWGAAALHALQLIARGRLLPGLTADDLDAWRAGPLDADDIAHLRAVAAAMPYEAHAVPVPGSGPLRLPEPEALVRAFLDAVADTLPRTPAAAHAVGAPFAARAPQHLPRARAWAAEAAAGMDAGVRVSLRLDLSGYELFDIADTDAGEESGAERQAAAAILQIHSLADPTLVIDALALWAGEGEHFGPRARIDAVLALRRAARVWPPLARLLERDVPDVLAVTEDELYELLGPAAARLADAGVAVHWPRELARSLSASAVVRPALSAPGSATDGTAFFDSEELLRFNWQLALDGDPLTEREMDLLAEAHRPVVRLRDQWVVIDPDLVRKARKRELGLLEPVDALAVALTGTAEVDGETVPAVPVGALAALRDRLMAGPEAVQAPPGLTATLRDYQLRGLAWLDLMTSLGLGGCLADDMGLGKTVTLIALHLRRARRAPTLVVCPASLLGNWQREIEKFAPGTPVCRFHGADRGLDGVDGGFVLTTYGTLRTSAARLAERDWGMVVADEAQHVKNPFSATAKALREIPAPARVALTGTPVENNLSELWALLDWTTPGLLGPLKAFRSRHARAVENNEEIEHAEAVERLARLVRPFLLRRRKSDPGIVPELPPKTESDHPVSLTREQATLYEAVVRETMAQIEAAEGIARRGLVMKLLTSLKQICNHPAQYLKEQSPRGSGTARLAGRSGKLALLDELLDTILAEDGSVLVFTQYVSMARLLADHLAARGIQAQLLHGGTPVAERERMVDRFQAGEIPVFLLSLKAAGTGLNLTRAGHVVHYDRWWNPAVEEQATDRAYRIGQTQPVQVHRLVAEGTVEDRIAEMLRAKRALADAVLGSGEAALTELTDRELADLVSLRRQA from the coding sequence ATCTGGACCACCGGCGCCGCCGTCTTCCTCCCGGCCGCCCTGCCGCGCGAGGGCCGTGTCGCCTTCTGGGCCCCCGACGGGAGCGCCCTGCCGGACATCACCGTGCCCGGCGGGGGACCCGAGCCCGCCGAAGCCGGTCCGGCGACCCCCGAAGGGCCGGAGCGCGTCGAGCTGACCGTCGTCCGGCGGCACGGCAGCGGAGCCCGTACCCGGACCGTGCCCGCCGTCACCCTCCCCGTCGCCGCCGCCCTTCCTCATCTCGTCGCGGCCCGCCACCACCCGGCCGCGCATCCCGCCACCGCCTGCTGGGGAGCCGCCGCCCTGCACGCCCTGCAGCTGATCGCCCGAGGCCGGCTGCTGCCCGGGCTCACCGCCGACGACCTGGACGCCTGGCGGGCCGGCCCGCTGGACGCCGACGACATCGCCCACCTGCGGGCCGTGGCCGCGGCCATGCCGTACGAGGCGCACGCCGTGCCCGTCCCCGGATCCGGCCCGCTGCGGCTGCCCGAGCCCGAGGCGCTCGTGCGCGCCTTCCTCGACGCGGTCGCCGACACCCTGCCCCGCACCCCGGCCGCCGCCCACGCCGTGGGGGCGCCGTTCGCGGCCCGGGCGCCGCAGCACCTGCCCCGCGCGCGTGCCTGGGCCGCGGAGGCCGCCGCCGGGATGGACGCGGGCGTACGGGTCTCCCTCCGCCTCGACCTGTCGGGGTACGAACTCTTCGACATCGCCGACACGGACGCCGGAGAAGAGAGCGGTGCCGAGCGACAGGCCGCCGCCGCGATCCTCCAGATCCACAGCCTCGCCGACCCGACCCTCGTCATCGACGCCCTCGCCCTGTGGGCGGGGGAGGGCGAGCACTTCGGGCCGCGCGCCCGGATCGACGCGGTCCTCGCCCTGCGCCGGGCCGCCCGCGTCTGGCCCCCGCTGGCCCGGCTCCTGGAGCGGGACGTGCCCGACGTCCTCGCCGTCACCGAGGACGAGCTGTACGAGCTGCTCGGCCCCGCGGCGGCCCGGCTCGCCGACGCCGGGGTCGCCGTGCACTGGCCTCGCGAGCTCGCCCGCTCGCTGAGCGCCTCCGCCGTCGTCCGTCCCGCCCTCTCCGCGCCCGGCTCCGCGACCGACGGCACGGCCTTCTTCGACAGCGAGGAGCTCCTGCGGTTCAACTGGCAGCTGGCCCTCGACGGCGATCCGCTCACCGAGCGCGAGATGGACCTCCTCGCCGAGGCCCACCGGCCCGTCGTACGCCTCCGCGACCAGTGGGTCGTCATCGATCCCGACCTCGTCCGCAAGGCCCGCAAGCGCGAACTGGGCCTCCTGGAGCCGGTCGACGCCCTCGCCGTCGCCCTCACCGGCACCGCCGAGGTGGACGGCGAGACCGTCCCCGCCGTCCCCGTCGGAGCGCTCGCCGCCCTCCGGGACCGGCTCATGGCCGGCCCCGAGGCCGTGCAGGCCCCGCCCGGCCTGACCGCCACCCTCCGCGACTACCAGCTCCGCGGCCTCGCCTGGCTGGACCTGATGACCTCGCTCGGCCTCGGCGGCTGTCTCGCCGACGACATGGGCCTCGGCAAGACCGTCACGCTCATCGCCCTCCACCTGCGCCGCGCCCGCCGCGCCCCCACCCTCGTCGTCTGCCCGGCGTCCCTCCTAGGCAACTGGCAGCGGGAGATCGAGAAGTTCGCTCCCGGCACCCCGGTGTGCCGCTTCCACGGCGCCGACCGGGGACTCGACGGAGTGGACGGCGGCTTCGTCCTCACCACCTACGGCACCCTGCGCACCAGCGCCGCCCGACTCGCCGAGCGGGACTGGGGCATGGTCGTCGCCGACGAGGCACAGCACGTCAAGAACCCGTTCTCCGCCACCGCGAAGGCCCTGCGCGAGATCCCCGCACCGGCCCGGGTCGCCCTCACCGGCACCCCCGTGGAGAACAACCTCTCCGAACTGTGGGCCCTCCTCGACTGGACCACCCCCGGTCTCCTCGGACCGCTCAAGGCCTTCCGCTCCCGCCACGCCCGAGCCGTGGAGAACAACGAGGAGATCGAGCACGCGGAGGCCGTCGAGCGGCTCGCCCGGCTCGTGCGGCCCTTCCTGCTGCGCCGCCGGAAGTCCGACCCCGGGATCGTCCCCGAGCTGCCGCCCAAGACCGAGTCCGACCACCCCGTGTCCCTCACCCGGGAACAGGCCACGCTCTACGAGGCCGTCGTCCGCGAGACCATGGCGCAGATCGAGGCAGCCGAGGGCATCGCCCGCCGCGGGCTCGTCATGAAGCTGCTGACCTCCCTCAAGCAGATCTGCAACCACCCCGCGCAGTACCTCAAGGAGCAGTCGCCGCGCGGCAGCGGCACCGCCCGGCTCGCCGGCCGCTCCGGCAAGCTCGCCCTGCTCGACGAGCTCCTCGACACGATCCTCGCCGAGGACGGGTCCGTGCTCGTCTTCACCCAGTACGTGTCGATGGCCAGGCTCCTCGCCGACCACCTGGCCGCGCGCGGCATTCAGGCCCAACTCCTCCACGGCGGCACCCCGGTGGCCGAGCGCGAGCGGATGGTCGACCGCTTCCAGGCCGGCGAGATCCCCGTCTTCCTGCTCTCCCTCAAGGCCGCGGGCACCGGCCTCAACCTCACCCGGGCCGGCCACGTCGTGCACTACGACCGCTGGTGGAACCCGGCCGTGGAGGAACAGGCCACCGACCGGGCCTACCGGATCGGACAGACCCAGCCGGTGCAGGTCCACCGGCTCGTGGCCGAGGGCACCGTCGAGGACCGCATCGCCGAGATGCTGCGCGCCAAGCGGGCCCTCGCCGACGCCGTCCTCGGCTCGGGCGAGGCCGCCCTGACCGAACTGACCGACCGCGAGCTGGCCGACCTGGTGTCCCTGAGGAGGCAGGCGTGA
- a CDS encoding SWIM zinc finger family protein has protein sequence MNHPRSARGALPRHDDRRRSFPQVAPREAPDGRFAATWWGNAWVEALEDAALDPARLARGKAYAGRGHVDAITVTPGRVVAYVHGSRPRPYRTEIRMRTLGDDGWERFLDEATARPDHIAALLDKDVPHALEAVTGLLPAPGDLVPDCSCPDDGYPCKHAAALCYQAARLLDEDPFVLFLMRGRGEQELLAELTRRNAARSAAETSAAAPPMPTVPARVALAATAAGVAAGAGLPPLPRPLTLPDRPGRPAVFPPDPEAPDPLALDLLASEAAVRAHTFLATGHDPVAALTPWQDAVRLAAAHPGSGLTASTRALYRDLAYALDRTPTDLARAVAAWRQGGAAGLAVLEEPWDPPAGPFDRARPALLAADFPAFRPWRNRLSTESLQLRLGRDGLWYGYESDGGREDWWPRGDPDPDPVGALTDLLGG, from the coding sequence GTGAACCACCCGCGCTCCGCCCGTGGGGCCCTGCCCCGTCACGACGACCGCCGGCGCAGCTTCCCGCAGGTCGCGCCCCGCGAGGCGCCCGACGGGCGGTTCGCCGCCACCTGGTGGGGCAATGCCTGGGTCGAGGCGCTGGAGGACGCGGCCCTCGACCCGGCGCGCCTCGCGCGCGGGAAGGCGTACGCGGGGCGCGGCCATGTCGACGCGATCACCGTCACTCCCGGCCGGGTCGTCGCCTACGTCCACGGCAGCCGCCCCCGCCCGTACCGCACCGAGATCAGGATGCGGACCCTCGGCGACGACGGCTGGGAGCGGTTCCTCGACGAGGCCACCGCCCGCCCCGATCACATCGCCGCGCTCCTCGACAAGGACGTGCCGCACGCCCTGGAGGCCGTCACCGGCCTGCTGCCCGCGCCGGGGGACCTCGTCCCCGACTGCTCCTGCCCGGACGACGGTTACCCCTGCAAGCACGCCGCCGCCCTCTGCTACCAGGCGGCGAGACTCCTCGACGAGGACCCGTTCGTCCTCTTCCTGATGCGCGGTCGCGGCGAGCAGGAGCTGCTCGCCGAGCTCACCCGGCGCAACGCGGCGCGGTCCGCCGCCGAGACGTCCGCCGCCGCGCCGCCGATGCCGACGGTCCCCGCCCGCGTCGCGCTCGCCGCGACGGCGGCCGGGGTGGCGGCAGGAGCGGGACTCCCGCCACTGCCCCGGCCATTGACGCTCCCCGACCGGCCCGGACGTCCGGCCGTCTTCCCGCCCGACCCCGAAGCCCCCGATCCGCTCGCGCTCGACCTCCTCGCGAGCGAGGCGGCGGTCCGCGCCCACACCTTCCTCGCCACCGGACACGATCCGGTCGCCGCGCTCACCCCCTGGCAGGACGCGGTCCGGCTGGCCGCCGCGCACCCCGGCTCCGGGCTCACCGCCTCGACCCGCGCGCTCTACCGCGACCTGGCGTACGCGCTGGACCGCACGCCCACGGACCTCGCCCGTGCCGTCGCCGCCTGGCGGCAGGGCGGCGCCGCCGGACTCGCCGTCCTGGAGGAACCCTGGGACCCGCCGGCCGGACCGTTCGACCGGGCCCGACCCGCGCTGCTCGCCGCCGACTTCCCTGCCTTCCGGCCCTGGCGCAACCGGCTCTCGACGGAATCCCTCCAGCTCCGGCTGGGCCGGGACGGCCTCTGGTACGGCTACGAGTCGGACGGGGGCCGCGAGGACTGGTGGCCGCGCGGCGACCCCGATCCGGACCCGGTCGGCGCGCTCACCGACCTGCTGGGAGGGTGA
- a CDS encoding chaplin, with protein sequence MRQIRRSGLATLMVTGGALALSAGAAHADADAQGAAVGSPGVISGNTVQLPVHVPVNVCGNTVNVIGLLNPAAGNSCANKSAAPEPGGYGEEDGGGRSHKDLPGTPRGGEQGGGSHGGGSSDGGSSNGGGATAETHTEGSPGILSGNGLQLPIDLPVNVSGNSVNVVGIGNPAVGNTAVNGPGKPVQPIEKPTPRPQTPVRNVPVPRAEETEKPAPAPVPAPAHAPQTESESVALAATGSDTVGYAAAGSAALLLGGALMYRRARRTGDQV encoded by the coding sequence ATGAGGCAGATTCGCCGAAGTGGTCTGGCCACACTGATGGTCACGGGTGGGGCGCTCGCGCTCTCGGCGGGCGCCGCGCACGCCGACGCCGATGCCCAGGGCGCCGCGGTCGGTTCGCCGGGAGTGATCTCCGGCAACACGGTGCAGCTGCCCGTCCACGTGCCGGTCAACGTCTGTGGCAACACGGTCAACGTGATCGGACTGCTCAACCCGGCGGCCGGCAACAGCTGTGCCAACAAGTCGGCCGCGCCCGAGCCCGGTGGCTACGGCGAGGAGGACGGCGGCGGCCGGTCGCACAAGGACCTGCCCGGCACCCCGCGCGGCGGCGAGCAGGGCGGCGGCTCCCACGGAGGCGGTTCCTCCGACGGCGGTTCCTCCAACGGCGGTGGCGCCACGGCCGAGACCCACACCGAGGGTTCCCCGGGGATCCTCTCCGGCAACGGCCTCCAGCTGCCGATCGACCTCCCCGTGAACGTCAGCGGGAACTCGGTCAACGTCGTCGGCATCGGCAACCCGGCCGTGGGCAACACCGCGGTCAATGGCCCCGGCAAGCCCGTCCAGCCGATCGAGAAGCCGACGCCGCGCCCGCAGACCCCCGTCAGGAACGTGCCGGTTCCGCGCGCCGAGGAGACCGAGAAGCCCGCCCCCGCGCCCGTGCCCGCCCCGGCCCACGCGCCGCAGACCGAGTCCGAGTCGGTCGCACTGGCCGCCACCGGTTCGGACACCGTCGGCTACGCCGCCGCGGGGAGCGCCGCGCTGCTGCTCGGCGGCGCCCTGATGTACCGCCGCGCCCGCCGCACCGGAGACCAGGTCTGA
- a CDS encoding DUF2293 domain-containing protein: MDLVAPVVVEPLRRRRCSECHQGPLERMVVEYHALVCLDCADLGHLVFLRRGDTALTRRAREGSVLWAVVVRHNKRRTRYERQGLLVEEAALARAEAACLADAEARARRRARDAARRAALDAEITATLRAEILRLFPSCPADRATEISEHASAKGSGRVGRTAAGRSLDRGAVTAAVRASVRHVDTPYDSLLMQGVPRHQARTRVAPAIETVLRAWRHGAVDTRGPRRG; this comes from the coding sequence GTGGACCTCGTCGCCCCGGTCGTCGTGGAGCCGCTGCGGCGGCGCCGGTGCTCGGAGTGCCACCAGGGGCCGCTGGAGCGGATGGTCGTCGAGTACCACGCCCTGGTCTGTCTGGACTGCGCCGACCTCGGCCATCTGGTGTTCCTGCGCCGGGGGGACACGGCGCTCACCCGGCGCGCCAGGGAGGGCAGTGTCCTCTGGGCCGTGGTGGTACGGCACAACAAGCGCCGTACGCGGTACGAGCGTCAGGGCCTGCTCGTCGAAGAGGCGGCGCTCGCACGGGCGGAGGCGGCCTGCCTGGCGGACGCGGAGGCGCGGGCCAGGCGGCGGGCCCGGGACGCGGCGCGGCGTGCGGCGCTCGACGCCGAGATCACCGCGACCCTGCGGGCCGAGATCCTCCGGTTGTTCCCGTCCTGCCCGGCGGACCGGGCCACGGAGATCTCCGAGCACGCGTCGGCGAAGGGCAGCGGGCGCGTAGGGCGGACGGCCGCGGGCCGGTCTCTCGACCGGGGCGCCGTCACCGCCGCCGTACGCGCCTCCGTACGGCATGTGGACACGCCGTACGACAGCCTGCTGATGCAGGGGGTTCCCCGGCACCAGGCCCGGACGAGGGTCGCTCCCGCCATCGAGACGGTGCTCCGGGCCTGGCGCCATGGCGCCGTGGATACGCGCGGGCCGCGACGCGGCTGA
- a CDS encoding pyridoxal phosphate-dependent aminotransferase → MEFRQSSKLSEVCYEIRGPVIEHANALEEAGHSVLRLNTGNPALFGFEAPEEIVQDMIRMLPKAHGYTDSRGILSARRAVAQRYQAMGLPEVDVDDVFLGNGVSELVSMAVQALLEDGDEVLIPAPDFPLWTAVTTLAGGKAVHYLCDESADWYPDLDDMASKITDRTRAVVIINPNNPTGAVYPKEIVEGILDLARRHGLMVFADEIYDQIVYDEAVHYPAASLAPDLVVLTFGGLSKTYRVAGFRSGWLVVSGPRQHARSYLEGLTMLASMRLCPNAPAQYAIQAALGGRQSIHELTAPGGRLREQRDRAWEKLNEIPGVSCVKPKGALYAFPRLDPAVHKIHDDEKFVLDLLLREKIQVVQGTGFNWPRPDHFRILTLPYADDLDAAISRIGRFLSSYRQ, encoded by the coding sequence ATGGAGTTCCGGCAGTCGAGCAAGCTGAGCGAGGTCTGCTACGAGATCCGCGGCCCGGTGATCGAACACGCCAACGCGCTGGAGGAGGCGGGCCACAGCGTCCTGCGCCTCAACACCGGGAACCCTGCGCTGTTCGGCTTCGAGGCGCCCGAGGAGATCGTCCAGGACATGATCCGGATGCTCCCGAAGGCCCATGGCTACACGGACTCCCGCGGCATCCTCTCGGCCCGCCGCGCCGTCGCCCAGCGCTACCAGGCCATGGGCCTGCCCGAGGTGGACGTCGACGACGTCTTCCTCGGCAACGGCGTGTCGGAACTGGTCTCCATGGCCGTCCAGGCGCTTCTGGAGGACGGCGACGAAGTCCTGATCCCCGCCCCCGACTTCCCGCTCTGGACGGCGGTCACCACCCTCGCCGGCGGCAAGGCGGTGCACTACCTCTGCGACGAGTCGGCCGACTGGTACCCGGACCTCGACGACATGGCGTCGAAGATCACCGACCGGACCCGGGCCGTCGTCATCATCAACCCCAACAACCCCACCGGGGCGGTCTATCCGAAGGAGATCGTCGAGGGCATCCTCGATCTCGCCCGCCGCCACGGCCTGATGGTCTTCGCCGACGAGATCTACGACCAGATCGTCTACGACGAGGCCGTCCACTACCCGGCCGCCTCCCTCGCCCCCGACCTGGTCGTCCTCACCTTCGGCGGGCTCTCCAAGACGTACCGGGTGGCGGGCTTCCGGTCCGGCTGGCTGGTCGTCAGCGGGCCGAGGCAGCACGCCAGGAGCTATCTGGAGGGCCTCACCATGCTGGCCTCCATGCGGCTCTGCCCCAACGCCCCCGCCCAGTACGCCATCCAGGCCGCGCTCGGCGGCCGGCAGTCGATCCACGAGCTCACCGCCCCCGGCGGCCGGCTGCGCGAACAGCGCGACCGGGCCTGGGAGAAGCTCAACGAGATCCCCGGCGTCTCCTGCGTGAAGCCGAAGGGCGCGCTGTACGCCTTCCCGCGCCTCGACCCCGCCGTGCACAAGATCCACGACGACGAGAAGTTCGTCCTCGACCTGCTGCTGCGGGAGAAGATCCAGGTCGTCCAGGGAACGGGCTTCAACTGGCCGCGCCCGGACCACTTCCGCATCCTGACCCTGCCGTACGCCGACGACCTCGACGCCGCCATCAGCCGCATCGGCCGCTTCCTGAGCAGCTACCGCCAGTGA
- a CDS encoding winged helix-turn-helix transcriptional regulator gives MPRQPRRSYDQHCAAARALDLVGDRWTLLVVRELLAGPRRYTDLHADLPGVSTDMLAGRLKDMESAGLVTRRRLPPPASASVYELTPRGRDLLPVLRSLAAWGASGLGEPRPTDAVRAHWYAIPLLGPLTELGAGVVQVTLDEGEFHVRIDGDGGVEYGDGVYEGGRPSGGAGDGPDAWLRTDAATCRALAEGELTLAGAIESGRATLERLTRVP, from the coding sequence ATGCCACGTCAGCCACGCCGCAGCTACGACCAGCACTGTGCCGCCGCGCGCGCCCTCGACCTCGTCGGCGACCGCTGGACCCTGCTCGTCGTCCGCGAACTCCTCGCCGGGCCGCGCCGCTACACCGACCTCCACGCCGACCTGCCCGGCGTCAGCACGGACATGCTCGCCGGCCGCCTCAAGGACATGGAGAGCGCCGGACTCGTCACCCGGCGGCGGCTCCCGCCGCCCGCCTCGGCGTCCGTGTACGAACTCACCCCGCGCGGCCGGGACCTGCTGCCCGTCCTGCGCTCGCTCGCCGCGTGGGGGGCGTCCGGCCTGGGCGAACCGCGGCCGACCGACGCCGTCCGTGCGCACTGGTACGCGATCCCGCTCCTCGGCCCGCTCACGGAGCTCGGTGCGGGGGTCGTCCAGGTGACCTTGGACGAGGGGGAGTTCCACGTACGGATCGACGGCGACGGTGGCGTGGAGTACGGGGACGGGGTGTACGAGGGCGGCCGGCCGAGTGGTGGGGCGGGTGACGGTCCCGACGCCTGGCTGCGGACCGACGCGGCGACCTGTCGCGCCCTCGCGGAAGGGGAGTTGACGCTCGCCGGGGCGATCGAGTCGGGGCGCGCCACCCTCGAACGGCTCACCCGCGTCCCTTGA
- a CDS encoding cupin domain-containing protein: MGPVQGIREAGRGARLRRGLLVAGAVAAVAVVPSAALATPGSGVSGTVLAKGTSDGKLKIKPPKGDTDVVVRTITIAPGGSTGWHHHPGQLVAVVQAGTLTRTLDDCSVEVTPAGEAFIEPSGGKHVHIGRNLGTEPVVLYVTYLLPEGAPLSVDEPAPACAQG; this comes from the coding sequence ATGGGGCCGGTGCAGGGAATACGTGAGGCGGGGCGCGGCGCGCGCCTGCGCAGAGGGCTACTCGTCGCGGGTGCGGTCGCCGCGGTGGCGGTCGTGCCGTCCGCCGCGCTGGCCACGCCCGGCAGCGGCGTCAGCGGGACCGTGCTCGCCAAGGGCACCTCGGACGGCAAGCTGAAGATCAAGCCGCCCAAGGGCGACACCGATGTGGTCGTCCGGACCATCACCATCGCCCCCGGCGGCTCCACGGGGTGGCACCACCACCCCGGACAGCTCGTCGCCGTCGTCCAGGCCGGCACGCTCACCCGTACCCTCGACGACTGCTCGGTCGAAGTGACCCCGGCGGGCGAGGCGTTCATCGAGCCCTCGGGCGGCAAGCACGTCCACATCGGCCGCAACCTCGGCACCGAGCCGGTCGTCCTGTACGTGACCTACCTGCTGCCCGAGGGGGCGCCGCTCTCGGTCGACGAGCCGGCCCCGGCCTGCGCCCAGGGCTGA
- a CDS encoding MerR family transcriptional regulator, translating to MRIGELARRTGVSPRALRHYEQAGLLASARADNGYRVYEEGAVARVSNIRYLLDAGLTLDDVSAFRSCLDGDVAAAAPSARGLEIARERLAVLDARIAAQTAARDRLAASLDRSVPGSPATSPAGAQPWAQAGAGSSTESGAPSGSR from the coding sequence TTGCGCATCGGTGAACTGGCCCGGCGGACAGGGGTGTCACCCCGCGCGCTGCGCCACTACGAGCAGGCGGGACTCCTCGCGTCGGCCCGGGCGGACAACGGATACCGGGTGTACGAGGAGGGCGCCGTCGCGCGCGTGTCCAACATCCGGTACCTGCTGGACGCCGGGCTCACGCTCGACGACGTGTCCGCGTTCCGCTCGTGCCTCGACGGGGACGTCGCGGCCGCCGCCCCGTCCGCCCGCGGGCTGGAGATCGCCCGCGAGCGGCTGGCCGTCCTCGACGCGCGGATCGCGGCGCAGACGGCGGCCCGGGACCGGCTCGCGGCGTCGCTGGACCGGTCGGTCCCCGGGTCGCCGGCCACGTCCCCGGCGGGCGCTCAGCCCTGGGCGCAGGCCGGGGCCGGCTCGTCGACCGAGAGCGGCGCCCCCTCGGGCAGCAGGTAG
- a CDS encoding SDR family NAD(P)-dependent oxidoreductase, with translation MDTITPTRVVVVTGAGTGIGRATARAFAGQGATVVAVGRRKEPLREAAEGHPGIHPFVADVTAEGAAEGIVEAAVAAHGRLDVLVNNAGISSGGPLGTLDRSVITPLLETNLVAPVLLTQAAVPALKGSRGVVVNVSTAIGQRGWPANSVYPATKSALETLTRCWALELAPDGIRVVAVAPGAIETPIADHMGLSPERLEALRAWQLAHTPLGRIGRPEEVARVITSLASPDAGFLTGTVLPVDGGALVT, from the coding sequence ATGGACACCATCACACCCACCAGGGTCGTCGTCGTCACCGGCGCGGGCACCGGCATCGGCCGGGCCACCGCGCGCGCCTTCGCCGGACAGGGGGCGACGGTCGTCGCCGTCGGCCGCAGGAAGGAGCCGCTGCGCGAGGCCGCCGAGGGACACCCCGGAATCCACCCGTTCGTCGCGGACGTGACGGCGGAAGGCGCCGCCGAGGGGATCGTCGAGGCGGCGGTGGCCGCGCACGGCCGCCTCGACGTCCTCGTCAACAACGCCGGGATCTCCTCCGGCGGCCCGCTCGGCACCCTCGACCGCTCCGTGATCACCCCGCTCCTGGAGACGAACCTCGTCGCCCCCGTCCTGCTCACCCAGGCCGCCGTCCCCGCGCTCAAGGGGTCCCGGGGCGTGGTGGTGAACGTGTCGACGGCGATCGGGCAGCGCGGCTGGCCCGCCAACTCCGTGTATCCGGCGACGAAGAGCGCCCTGGAGACCCTGACCCGGTGCTGGGCGCTGGAGCTCGCGCCCGACGGCATCCGTGTGGTGGCCGTCGCGCCCGGCGCGATCGAGACACCGATCGCCGACCACATGGGCCTCTCCCCCGAGCGGCTGGAGGCGCTGCGGGCGTGGCAGCTCGCCCACACGCCGCTGGGCCGCATCGGCAGGCCCGAGGAGGTCGCGCGGGTGATCACGTCGCTCGCCTCACCCGACGCCGGCTTCCTCACGGGCACCGTCCTGCCCGTCGACGGGGGCGCGCTGGTCACGTGA